One window of the Deinococcus depolymerans genome contains the following:
- a CDS encoding alpha/beta hydrolase family protein produces the protein MRRLTRLLLPALLLGGTYVAVTRPDSLPFQRPAPTPAGRADPETVESGGEAGTGPLQNLSDTALKAAVARNPVSIQALKAREYPGSALTVRQTLAAGSTYTRQVVSYQSEGLRINALLTVPRGTPPQGGWPAIVFNHGYIPPAEYRTTQRYVAYQDAFARAGFVTLKSDYRGHGSSEGQALGGYDDPGYTVDVLNAAASLRRDPRVNPDRLGLWGHSMGGQLSLKAMIVDPRLKAASLWAGVIASYDVLATDWNPPPGEPRTLDALNRRYLRLLSPNAYLQELNGRPIQLHHGTNDADVPYSFQKKLADDLRNAGQSAEAYRYEGDNHNLSGNLRVALNRSVQFFKENL, from the coding sequence ATGCGCCGCCTGACCCGCCTGCTGCTGCCGGCGCTGCTGCTCGGCGGGACGTACGTTGCCGTTACCCGGCCCGACAGCCTGCCGTTCCAGCGGCCCGCGCCCACGCCCGCGGGCCGCGCGGACCCGGAGACAGTGGAATCCGGTGGGGAGGCCGGCACCGGACCCCTCCAGAACCTGAGCGACACCGCGCTGAAGGCGGCCGTGGCCCGCAACCCGGTCAGCATCCAGGCCCTCAAGGCCCGCGAGTACCCCGGCAGCGCCCTGACCGTGCGGCAGACCCTGGCGGCGGGCAGCACCTACACCCGGCAGGTCGTGAGTTACCAGTCCGAGGGGCTGCGCATCAATGCGCTGCTGACCGTCCCGCGCGGCACGCCCCCGCAGGGAGGCTGGCCCGCCATCGTGTTCAACCACGGGTACATCCCGCCCGCCGAGTACCGCACCACGCAGCGCTACGTGGCGTACCAGGACGCCTTTGCCCGCGCGGGCTTCGTCACCCTGAAAAGCGACTACCGGGGGCACGGCAGCAGCGAGGGACAGGCCCTGGGCGGCTACGACGACCCCGGCTACACCGTGGACGTCCTGAACGCCGCCGCCAGCCTGCGGCGCGACCCGCGCGTGAACCCCGACCGCCTGGGCCTGTGGGGCCACTCCATGGGCGGCCAGCTGAGCCTGAAAGCCATGATCGTGGACCCCCGCCTGAAAGCCGCGTCGCTGTGGGCGGGCGTGATCGCCAGCTACGACGTGCTGGCGACCGACTGGAACCCGCCCCCCGGCGAGCCGCGCACCCTGGACGCCCTGAACCGCCGCTACCTGCGCCTCCTGAGCCCCAACGCCTACCTGCAGGAACTGAACGGGCGGCCCATCCAGCTGCACCACGGCACGAACGACGCCGACGTGCCGTACTCGTTCCAGAAGAAGCTCGCGGACGACCTGAGAAACGCCGGGCAGAGCGCCGAGGCGTACCGCTACGAGGGCGACAACCACAACCTGTCCGGCAACCTGCGCGTCGCCCTGAACCGCAGCGTGCAGTTCTTCAAGGAGAATCTGTAG